A single genomic interval of Penicillium psychrofluorescens genome assembly, chromosome: 2 harbors:
- a CDS encoding uncharacterized protein (ID:PFLUO_003936-T1.cds;~source:funannotate) — protein sequence MSTTTIPSPSANQDYKASLLPLLISNNVLSFGTYVLKSGRESPYFFTSSLLHTAPLLRATAAAYASVLSTEPFVTTNADGITKPNFDIIFGPAYKGIPICAAVTNELAVRDSLAAAPQGTWDNVSYSFNRKEAKAHGEGGNIVGAPLKGKRVVVVDDVITAGTALREAVGIIEKEGGIVAGVVVLLDREERVSDAEPKSAIGVAQRDLGENIPIRSVIGLHDLIEKLGDQIGATEIQRLMDYRARYGEKGSQ from the coding sequence ATGTCAACCACTACCATCCCCTCGCCGTCCGCCAACCAGGACTACAAGGCAAGCctgcttcctcttctgatCTCCAACAATGTGCTCTCCTTCGGCACGTACGTCCTGAAGTCTGGTCGCGAGTCGCCCtacttcttcacctcctctcTCCTACACACCGCTCCCTTGCTGCGCGCCACCGCCGCTGCTTACGCCAGTGTGCTCTCCACGGAGCCATTTGtcaccaccaacgccgaCGGTATCACCAAGCCCAACTTcgacatcatcttcggaCCGGCTTACAAGGGCATTCCGATCTGTGCAGCAGTCACCAACGAACTTGCGGTGCGGGACTCGCTAGCTGCTGCGCCCCAGGGCACCTGGGACAATGTGAGCTACTCGTTCAACCGCAAGGAAGCGAAGGCACACGGAGAAGGTGGAAACATTGTCGGAGCCCCGCTGAAAGGCAAGCGCGTAGTTGTTGTGGACGATGTTATCACCGCGGGCACTGCACTGCGTGAGGCCGTCGGCATCAttgagaaggaaggaggaatTGTCGCTGGTGTGGTGGTCTTACTGGACCGTGAGGAGCGAGTGAGCGATGCTGAGCCAAAGAGCGCTATTGGTGTCGCGCAAAGAGATCTCGGTGAGAACATCCCAATCCGGTCAGTCATTGGTCTGCATGACTTGATCGAAAAGCTGGGTGATCAAATTGGCGCAACGGAGATCCAGCGGTTGATGGATTATCGGGCACGCTACGGTGAGAAAGGCTCACAGTAG
- a CDS encoding uncharacterized protein (ID:PFLUO_003937-T1.cds;~source:funannotate): MHIREKLTQNEAAGQPGISFEFFPPKTAQGVQNLYDRMDRMHGLGPSFVDVTWGAGGRLSDLTCEMVGVAQSVYGLETCMHLTCTDMPQEKVDQALQAAYKAGCTNILALRGDPPREKENWEATEGGFRYAKDLVKYIREKYGNHFDIGVGGYPEGADDNADVDQLIDHLKEKVDAGSSFVITQMFYDADNFIEWVKKCRAKGIDIPIIPGIMPIQTYASFIRRSNWTKTRVPSDWMESLEPVKNDDAAVRDIGKHLIAEMCRKLMASGINHLHFYTMNLAQATRLVLEELGLAPSEESPIQRALPWRPSLGLNRRDEDVRPVFWRNRNSSYVARTQTWDEYPNGRWTDSRSPAFGELDAYGVGLKGTNEQNIKLWGQPKSFKDLSDILIRFLEGKLDRLPWSDSPITAEANAIKDKLLALNSRGFLTINSQPAVDGVKSSHPIFGWGPKNGFVYQKAYLELMVPSYLIDELIARIEKNEDLTYHAISKTGELRTNTIDTPNALTWGIFAGREIIQPTIVETISFLAWKDEAYQLGEDWAKCHEAGSSSRKLIQHVMDDWYLVNIVDNDFHRNDAVFDLFDNLEIKDLNVEVPGKSETNGTPATNGTAQQNGAPKN, translated from the exons ATGCATATCCGAGAGAAGTTGACGCAGAACGAGGCCGCTGGGCAACCAGGCATCTCGTTTGAGTTTTTCCCACCCAAGACCGCCCAGGGTGTGCAGAATCTCTACGACCGCATGGATCGCATGCACGGACTTGGGCCTTCGTTCGTCGATGTCACTTGGGGAGCCGGTGGTCGCCTATCGGACCTGACGTGCGAGATGGTTGGCGTGGCACAATCGGTCTATGGGTTGGAGACGTGTATGCATCTGACATGTACAGACATGCCGCAGGAAAAGGTCGACCAAGCCCTCCAGGCTGCCTACAAGGCTGGTTGCACCAATATCCTGGCCCTTCGAGGTGACCCGCCACGAGAGAAGGAAAACTGGGAAGCTACGGAGGGCGGCTTTCGCTATGCCAAGGATCTGGTCAAGTACATTCGGGAGAAGTACGGCAACCACTTCGACATTGGCGTGGGTGGTTACCCGGAGGGTGCCGACGACAATGCGGACGTGGATCAACTGATCGATCACTTGAAAGAGAAGGTGGATGCCGGCAGCTCCTTTGTGATCACACAGATGTTTTATGACGCGGACAACTTTATCGAGTGGGTTAAGAAATGCCGGGCCAAGGGCATCGATATTCCAATCATTCCCGGTATCATGCCCATCCAGACGTACGCCTCGTTCATTCGGCGATCCAATTGGACCAAAACTCGCGTGCCCTCGGATTGGATGGAGTCACTTGAGCCCGTCAAGAACGATGATGCAGCTGTTCGGGATATTGGCAAGCACCTGATCGCAGAGATGTGCCGAAAGCTCATGGCCTCCGGTATCAACCACTTGCACTTCTATACCATGAACCTTGCACAGGCAACACGGTTGGTTCTGGAAGAGCTTGGTCTCGCGCCGTCCGAGGAATCTCCAATTCAACGGgctctgccatggcggccgTCGCTTGGATTGAATCGCAGAGATGAAGATGTGCGCCCAGTGTTCTGGCGGAACCGCAACTCGTCGTATGTTGCACGTACACAAACGTGGGATGAATACCCGAACGGTCGCTGGACCGATTCCCGTTCGCCTGCGTTTGGTGAGCTCGATGCGTACGGCGTCGGTCTCAAGGGCACGAACGAGCAGAACATCAAGTTGTGGGGTCAACCGAAATCGTTCAAGGATCTGTCCGACATCCTTATCCGATTCCTAGAGGGCAAGCTGGATCGCTTGCCCTGGAGCGACTCCCCGATCACGGCGGAGGCAAATGCCATCAAAGATAAGCTGCTCGCTTTGAACAGCAGGGGCTTCCTGACGATCAACTCGCAGCCTGCAGTCGATGGCGTCAAATCCTCTCATCCCATCTTCGGCTGGGGCCCCAAGAATGGCTTTGTCTACCAAAAGGCATATTTAGAGCTTATGGTGCCTTCATATCTGATCGATGAACTGATTGCGCGTATCGAAAAGAACGAGGATCTCACATATCATGCCATTAGCAAAACTGGCGAGCTGAGAACCAACACGATCGACACTCCGAATGCGTTGACCTGGGGTATCTTTGCTGGGCGAGAAATCATCCAGCCGACTATCGTCGAGACAATCAGCTTCCTCGCCTGGAAGGACGAAGCTTaccagctgggcgaggactGGGCCAAGTGCCATGAGGCCGGAAGCTCCAGTCGCAAACTGATCCAGCATGTGATGGACGACTGGTACCTTGTCAACATCG TCGACAATGACTTCCACAGAAATGATGCcgtctttgatctcttcgacAACCTAGAAATCAAGGATCTCAATGTCGAGGTCCCTGGAAAATCAGAAACAAACGGCACTCCGGCAACAAATGGCACTGCTCAGCAGAACGGGGCACCGAAGAACTAA
- a CDS encoding uncharacterized protein (ID:PFLUO_003938-T1.cds;~source:funannotate) → MATVNLPEGHCVNLHPRPQQPSPYKAYRAEYNNITELSAAPPSPNTHAAVGNLRRSKATKLPLPKALADKNKDQREELLSSTAVLRPAPLSIPSASTQNEGAEAEAMAKDRDQYWRKIRGKNDKDSPQSQKEYSSESTNQAQKSWYQNKYETNTEDDLFVTHGASLRTDIAVPSSSTTNLGRHIRTSAPRQAEAQTKWRKHGEKCMDTETNDIMPQRSERIDRTTDSSEQSHPSVSPVSAEDSSMTEWEDRFVVHMPTAKDPSPPTMTAHQIAQYQQSIEKVHRSGGQMVDPDALPSPPRPSPTVKANANAYQDQKPGPFKAYDGRPMPSLPETNQQVATPPQAQGPPGYYSPDEIGKKRFSTIWEESSPSKSKDKRSSAADGSFLGCKQINGPREQPREGSILAPGEKNPDEILLFSTDDTSSDPQHAPPKYELKSRRIEEQNAPAAHRTARTAEKTVLQDEWAPTSRNMTHVQCSKPSSRTMCRDHSCQQHERSKETSHNLSKENSHPTGHSRLPDIPDDDPRGDDVFIITPTITRTLIPTTEKKAVYPKPQGIRRPSVGSGHAVTGEAMKAIRAKPQMVSTTPSGLRHAIPASLTTSTGPKMTHSQTTQLGRVLPAKVDAKEKEERPPNTKQSSSGIRGFIRTSGLVKSPTDGLASIIRTGAGSLHLPDPTRNVSPNTISAPPSRDNSDSSKSSKSFYSAKGSTPASSIKEDHTVVHSLLRTAKVVEIAELDGQQVSNPKEPIPVSKEVPKVPRVAKEAPKPLKEVPKVPKEAPKLPKETSRLSKEIPKLPKETPKSNSAQTRAEAREVRSLEKITTREKRHVIKEKPKEKHVSRRDVTPLNKAITVKDVKDAFNPVALSLAFELVIATATHIHRNFRNWIDNPHIKSVLNSIMNMARHCYRVFMCIFRAVSRYQSTGTWPKPRNDQAISKFLVELLQAIVYLFVLGFGAVVVGRIAGYVVVVGSWVVWFARPFAWTVQSVGRALI, encoded by the coding sequence ATGGCAACAGTCAACCTACCAGAGGGACACTGCGTGAATCTTCATCCACGGCCGCAGCAGCCCAGCCCGTACAAAGCATATCGAGCCGAATACAATAACATCACCGAGCTTTCAGCAGCGCCCCCGTCTCCAAACACACATGCGGCGGTGGGCAACCTCCGCAGGTCTAAAGCCACCAAACTTCCACTCCCAAAAGCCTTGGCcgacaagaacaaggatCAACGAGAAGAATTGCTTTCTTCAACTGCAGTACTCCGGCCAGCGCCACTTTCAATCCCTTCGGCTTCAACTCAGAACGAAGGCGCAGAAGCGGAAGCTATGGCGAAGGATCGCGACCAATACTGGCGGAAGATCCGTGGTAAAAATGACAAAGACTCTCCTCAATCTCAGAAAGAGTACAGCAGCGAAAGCACGAACCAGGCGCAGAAATCTTGGTACCAAAACAAATACGAAACCAACACCGAAGACGATTTGTTCGTCACGCACGGAGCCAGTCTTCGAACCGATATTGCAgttcccagcagcagcaccaccaatCTTGGGCGCCACATCCGAACCAGTGCTCCTCGACAGGCGGAGGCCCAAACGAAATGGCGGAAACATGGCGAGAAGTGCATGGATACCGAGACCAACGACATCATGCCACAGAGGTCGGAGAGGATAGACCGTACCACTGATTCCAGCGAACAATCCCATCCGTCAGTTTCGCCCGTGTCTGCTGAGGACAGCTCAATGACCGAATGGGAGGACAGATTCGTTGTTCATATGCCGACCGCTAAAGATCCCAGTCCGCCAACGATGACTGCGCACCAGATAGCCCAGTATCAGCAGAGTATCGAAAAAGTGCATCGGAGTGGTGGACAGATGGTTGATCCTGACGCTCTTCCCAGTCCCCCACGGCCGTCTCCCACAGTGAAGGCGAACGCCAATGCTTACCAAGACCAGAAGCCAGGTCCTTTCAAGGCCTACGACGGGCGTCCTATGCCGTCTTTGCCAGAGACGAACCAGCAAGTAGCAACTCCACCTCAAGCCCAGGGCCCGCCTGGCTACTACAGCCCGGATGAGATTGGGAAAAAACGATTCAGCACAATTTGGGAAGAGTCGTCGCCTTCAAAAAGTAAGGACAAACGATCCTCTGCGGCAGATGGTTCTTTTTTAGGATGCAAACAGATCAACGGGCCCCGGGAGCAGCCCCGAGAAGGTTCTATTCTCGCTCCGGGGGAGAAGAATCCAGACGAAATCCTTCTGTTCTCGACCGACGATACCAGCTCAGATCCTCAACACGCTCCGCCCAAGTACGAATTGAAGAGCCGGCGGATAGAAGAGCAGAACGCGCCAGCCGCCCATCGGACGGCGCGGACAGCAGAGAAGACCGTCCTTCAAGACGAGTGGGCACCAACTTCTCGGAATATGACGCATGTCCAATGCTCGAAGCCGTCGTCCAGGACGATGTGCCGGGATCACAGTTGCCAGCAACACGAGAGATCAAAGGAAACCTCCCACAACTTGAGCAAGGAAAACTCCCATCCTACTGGCCACTCCCGCCTGCCGGACATCCCGGACGACGATCCCCGAGGCGACGATGTGTTCATTATCACACCCACTATCACACGCACTTTGATTCCTACGACCGAGAAGAAAGCCGTGTATCCAAAACCGCAAGGGATCCGACGTCCTTCCGTTGGAAGTGGCCACGCCGTCACCGGCGAGGCCATGAAGGCCATCCGCGCGAAGCCTCAGATGGTGTCCACCACCCCTTCAGGGCTGCGACACGCGATTCCAGCATCGCTCACAACCTCGACTGGGCCGAAGATGACACACTCTCAAACAACACAGCTCGGCAGGGTTCTTCCCGCCAAGGTCGACgcgaaagagaaagaagagcgaCCTCCAAATACAAAGCAAAGTTCAAGCGGTATCCGTGGGTTCATCCGTACTTCCGGGCTGGTCAAGTCGCCCACTGACGGCCTGGCTTCAATCATTCGTACTGGGGCTGGCTCCCTTCATCTCCCGGACCCCACGCGAAACGTGTCACCGAATACCATCTCAGCGCCTCCGTCACGGGACAACTCTGACTCGTCCAAATCAAGCAAATCGTTCTACTCGGCGAAGGGCTCTACGCCGGCGTCTTCAATCAAGGAGGACCACACGGTGGTTCACTCCTTGCTCCGCACTGCTAAGGTCGTGGAAATCGCTGAACTGGATGGTCAGCAGGTGTCTAATCCAAAGGAGCCAATTCCAGTTTCGAAGGAGGTACCCAAGGTACCTAGAGTGGCAAAGGAAGCACCCAAACCTCTAAAGGAAGTACCCAAAGTGCCCAAAGAAGCGCCCAAGTTGCCCAAAGAGACATCCAGGTTGTCCAAAGAGATACCCAAATTGCCCAAGGAGACACCTAAATCCAATAGTGCACAAACTCGTGCCGAGGCGCGTGAGGTCCGTTCGCTGGAAAAGATTACGACGCGCGAGAAGCGACACGTTATCAAAGAGAAGCCCAAGGAAAAGCACGTTTCCCGCAGAGATGTGACTCCGCTGAACAAGgccatcaccgtcaaggATGTCAAAGACGCCTTCAATCCAGTGGCGCTATCACTAGCATTCGAGCTCGTCATCGCCACAGCCACGCACATCCACCGAAACTTCCGCAACTGGATCGATAACCCGCACATCAAGTCCGTGCTAAACAGTATCATGAACATGGCTCGTCACTGCTACCGTGTCTTCATGTGTATCTTCCGCGCTGTCTCCCGGTATCAGTCTACAGGGACTTGGCCCAAGCCTCGCAACGACCAAGCTATCAGCAAGTTCCTGGTTGAGCTGCTGCAGGCTATCGTGTATCTCTTTGTTCTGGGCTTCGGTGCTGTGGTAGTTGGTCGGATCGCTGGCTACGTCGTTGTAGTGGGCAGTTGGGTCGTCTGGTTCGCGAGACCGTTTGCTTGGACCGTTCAGAGCGTCGGCCGGGCTTTGATCTAG